A genomic window from Indicator indicator isolate 239-I01 chromosome 10, UM_Iind_1.1, whole genome shotgun sequence includes:
- the GADD45A gene encoding growth arrest and DNA damage-inducible protein GADD45 alpha isoform X2, whose product MTLEELPGDQPCPGGRMEQAGDALEEVLSKALSQRSLTLGVYEAAKLLNVDPDNVVLCLLAADEEEAGDAALQIHFTLIQAFCCENDINILRVSNPARLAQLLLPATGTEPPTDLHCVLVTNPHSSQWKDPALSQLMCFCRESRYMDQWVPVINLPER is encoded by the exons ATGACTCTGGAGGAGCTGCCCGGGGATCAGC CTTGTCCCGGCGGCAGGATGGAGCAGGCGGGGGACGCGCTGGAGGAGGTGCTGAGCAAAGCGCTGAGCCAGCGGAGCCTCACCCTCGGTGTCTACGAGGCTGCCAAGCTGCTCAACGT GGACCCGGATAACGTGGTGCTGTGCTTGCTGGCGGCAGACGAGGAGGAGGCGGGGGACGCGGCTCTGCAGATCCACTTTACCTTAATCCAGGCTTTTTGTTGTGAAAACGACATCAACATCCTCCGCGTCAGCAACCCGGCGCGGctggcccagctcctgctgcctgccacgGGCACCGAGCCGCCCACCGACCTCCACTGCGTCTTGGTCACG aaCCCCCACTCATCCCAGTGGAAGGATCCAGCACTGAGTCAGCTGATGTGTTTCTGTCGGGAGAGTCGCTACATGGACCAGTGGGTGCCTGTGATTAACCTTCCCGAGCGGTGA
- the GADD45A gene encoding growth arrest and DNA damage-inducible protein GADD45 alpha isoform X1, translating into MTLEELPGDQRTAGRMEQAGDALEEVLSKALSQRSLTLGVYEAAKLLNVDPDNVVLCLLAADEEEAGDAALQIHFTLIQAFCCENDINILRVSNPARLAQLLLPATGTEPPTDLHCVLVTNPHSSQWKDPALSQLMCFCRESRYMDQWVPVINLPER; encoded by the exons ATGACTCTGGAGGAGCTGCCCGGGGATCAGCGCACCGCCGGGAG GATGGAGCAGGCGGGGGACGCGCTGGAGGAGGTGCTGAGCAAAGCGCTGAGCCAGCGGAGCCTCACCCTCGGTGTCTACGAGGCTGCCAAGCTGCTCAACGT GGACCCGGATAACGTGGTGCTGTGCTTGCTGGCGGCAGACGAGGAGGAGGCGGGGGACGCGGCTCTGCAGATCCACTTTACCTTAATCCAGGCTTTTTGTTGTGAAAACGACATCAACATCCTCCGCGTCAGCAACCCGGCGCGGctggcccagctcctgctgcctgccacgGGCACCGAGCCGCCCACCGACCTCCACTGCGTCTTGGTCACG aaCCCCCACTCATCCCAGTGGAAGGATCCAGCACTGAGTCAGCTGATGTGTTTCTGTCGGGAGAGTCGCTACATGGACCAGTGGGTGCCTGTGATTAACCTTCCCGAGCGGTGA